The following are encoded together in the Triticum dicoccoides isolate Atlit2015 ecotype Zavitan chromosome 6B, WEW_v2.0, whole genome shotgun sequence genome:
- the LOC119324562 gene encoding acetylserotonin O-methyltransferase 1-like — protein MTLKLLMEVSPQELLESLAELQNHVLGYVKATLLKCAVDLGIPAAIHKRGGTATLADIAADAKVHPAKVADLRRMMALLSASGIFNTTAAGAGDDDGATDDTAAVQYGLTTTGRFLVGWRNLSPVAPFFVNPLIVSSFFDLPAWLRSEPAPAGAGSLFEQAHGCSRQEMVGKDAGFGSVLRDAMTADSELFLEVIIVDKGRIFRGVSSLVDVGAGNGAGTRVVAKAFPRIKCTVLDLPQSVGQAAAAGEDNLRFVAGDMFESIPPADAVLLKNVLHDWGHDDCVKILQRCKEAVPARGAGGKVIIIDMVRGSLLGDKKIGEMEALQDMFAMCTNGVERDESEWKRIFSDAGFSDDYKIMPVLGPLSVIEIYP, from the exons ATGACGCTCAAGCTCTTAATGGAGGTGAGCCCGCAGGAGCTGCTGGAGTCCCTCGCCGAGCTCCAGAACCACGTGCTCGGCTACGTGAAGGCCACTTTGCTCAAGTGCGCCGTGGACCTCGGCATCCCGGCCGCCATCCACAAGCGCGGCGGCACCGCCACCCTGGCCGACATCGCGGCCGACGCCAAGGTGCACCCGGCCAAGGTCGCCGACCTCCGCCGCATGATGGCGCTCCTCAGCGCCTCGGGCATCTTCAACACCACCGCCGCCGGCGCCGGTGACGACGACGGTGCTACCGACGACACGGCCGCCGTCCAGTACGGGCTGACCACCACCGGCCGCTTCCTCGTCGGCTGGCGCAACCTGTCCCCCGTGGCGCCCTTCTTCGTCAACCCTCTCATCGTCTCCTCCTTCTTCGACCTGCCTGCCTGGCTCAGGAGCGAGCCAGCGCCGGCCGGCGCTGGCTCCCTCTTCGAGCAGGCGCATGGCTGCTCCCGGCAGGAGATGGTGGGCAAGGACGCCGGGTTCGGCAGCGTCCTGAGAGACGCCATGACCGCCGACAGCGAGCTCTTCCTGGAAGTCATCATCGTTGACAAGGGCCGCATCTTCCGCggagtgagctccctcgtcgacgtcgGTGCCGGCAACGGCGCCGGGACGCGGGTGGTCGCCAAGGCGTTCCCGCGCATCAAGTGCACCGTGCTGGACCTTCCTCAGTCCGtcggccaggccgccgccgccggcgaggacAACCTGCGTTTCGTCGCAGGTGACATGTTTGAGTCCATTCCACCGGCGGATGCTGTCCTGCTCAAG AATGTTTTGCATGACTGGGGCCACGACGACTGCGTCAAGATACTTCAACGTTGCAAGGAAGCCGTCCCCGCAAGGGGCGCCGGAGGGAAGGTGATAATCATAGACATGGTAAGAGGGTCTCTGCTCGGCGACAAGAAGATCGGCGAGATGGAAGCCTTGCAGGACATGTTCGCGATGTGCACCaacggggttgagcgggacgagagcgaGTGGAAGAGGATCTTTTCCGATGCTGGATTCAGCGACGATTACAAGATCATGCCGGTGTTGGGCCCCTTGTCAGTAATTGAGATCTACCCATGA